A genomic segment from Acyrthosiphon pisum isolate AL4f chromosome A3, pea_aphid_22Mar2018_4r6ur, whole genome shotgun sequence encodes:
- the LOC100574559 gene encoding uncharacterized protein LOC100574559, with product MYKIEPDQVYTITSDNGANMLKALNLIEKEILELQSQDLNDESDNCETDQINRIIDLGEEQIIDLLKEILDSNDTNKDYEKTEDILTDIQSFLSLGDSSILTGVRCVAHMLQLAVIDSLKDTGIEKLLNKVRILVRELRN from the exons ATGTACAAAATTGAACCAGATCAAGTTTACACTATAACGTCTGACAATGGAGCCAATATGCTTAaagctttaaatttaattgaaaaagaaattttaGAATTGCAGTCACAAGACTTAAATGATGAATCAGATAAT TGTGAGACGGACCAAATCAATAGAATAATCGATCTTGGTGAAGAACAAATCATTGATCTGCTTAAAGAAATTCTAGATAGTAATGACACTAATAAAGATTATGAAAAGACTGAAGATATATTGACTGATATTCAATCCTTTCTAAGTCTTGGCGATTCTTCAATATTAActg gtgTACGCTGTGTTGCTCATATGCTACAATTGGCTGTGATTGACAGCCTCAAAGATACTGGCATTGAGAAATTGCTCAACAAAGTCCGTATTTTGGTGAGGGAACTTCGGAATTAa